In Flavobacterium okayamense, a single window of DNA contains:
- the arfB gene encoding alternative ribosome rescue aminoacyl-tRNA hydrolase ArfB: MNKDTIVSELQFKAVRSSGAGGQNVNKVSSKVILSFNIANSSGLSEEEKMLLLEKLANRISQEGILQLSSDEDRSQLKNKEIVTKRFFELLSKSLKKPKIRKETKIPKKVKEKRLQEKKKSSEMKESRKKPKF, from the coding sequence ATGAATAAAGATACTATTGTTTCCGAATTGCAATTTAAAGCAGTCAGAAGTTCTGGCGCTGGTGGACAAAATGTAAATAAAGTTTCTTCAAAGGTTATTTTATCATTTAATATTGCAAACTCATCTGGTTTGAGTGAGGAAGAAAAAATGTTACTGCTTGAAAAATTAGCTAATAGAATTTCACAAGAAGGAATACTACAACTTTCTTCAGACGAAGATAGAAGTCAGCTTAAAAACAAAGAAATTGTCACTAAGCGATTTTTTGAACTACTTTCTAAAAGTTTAAAAAAACCAAAAATTAGAAAAGAAACAAAAATTCCAAAAAAGGTTAAAGAAAAAAGGCTTCAGGAGAAAAAGAAGTCTTCTGAAATGAAAGAGAGCAGAAAAAAACCAAAGTTTTAA